In the genome of Triticum urartu cultivar G1812 chromosome 5, Tu2.1, whole genome shotgun sequence, one region contains:
- the LOC125508758 gene encoding uncharacterized protein LOC125508758 isoform X1 produces the protein MFSPRRHLPTSPILQPPDLFQSPPAAARPVHPSSRHPARKKPHPHALLSGASSYLRWRLPILLRRRLRQLDTAGVRPRRRQAALLLASSAPSPSIHASVILHQELCRVFRGYTVRKQRSAPSNIFRPPPRQDVIEDATVKDYEQLAFVNSQSQNAHAETSNATKQSSLEQSVQLHEVTKQVRGFRKGVHCTSQEQLQMNNLQMNKYYR, from the exons ATGTTTTCCCCACGCCGCCATCTCCCTACCTCCCCAATTCTTCAACCTCCAGATCTATTCCAATCTCCGCCGGCAGCAGCGCGCCCCGTGCACCCCTCATCCCGCCATCCCGCGCGGAAGAAGCCACACCCACATGCCCTGCTCTCCGGCGCGAGCTCCTATCTCCGCTGGCGACTTCCCATTCTCCTCCGTCGGCGACTTCGCCAGTTGGATACCGCCGGCGTCCGTCCTCGCCGTCGCCAAGCCGCGCTCCTCCTGGCGTCGTCCGCACCATCACCAAGCATCCACGCCAGTGTCATCCTCCACCAGGAGCTCTGCCGCGTTTTCCGTGGCTACACCGTCCGCAAGCAGCGGTCGGCTCCATCCAATATCTTCAGGCCTCCACCTCGTCAA GATGTGATTGAAGATGCAACTGTGAAAGATTACGAACAATTGGCCTTCGTTAACAG TCAATCGCAGAATGCTCATGCTGAAACTAGCAATGCAACCAAGCAAAGTAGCCTTGAACAAAGTGTGCAGCTTCACGAAGTCACTAAGCAG GTTAGAGGATTCAGAAAAGGAGTGCATTGCACGAGCCAGGAGCAACTACAGATGAATAATCTTCAAATGAACAAATATTATAGATGA
- the LOC125508758 gene encoding uncharacterized protein LOC125508758 isoform X4 — translation MFSPRRHLPTSPILQPPDLFQSPPAAARPVHPSSRHPARKKPHPHALLSGASSYLRWRLPILLRRRLRQLDTAGVRPRRRQAALLLASSAPSPSIHASVILHQELCRVFRGYTVRKQRSAPSNIFRPPPRQDVIEDATVKDYEQLAFVNSDRHKQHMSKFVTPKVCMMIGTCRQYY, via the exons ATGTTTTCCCCACGCCGCCATCTCCCTACCTCCCCAATTCTTCAACCTCCAGATCTATTCCAATCTCCGCCGGCAGCAGCGCGCCCCGTGCACCCCTCATCCCGCCATCCCGCGCGGAAGAAGCCACACCCACATGCCCTGCTCTCCGGCGCGAGCTCCTATCTCCGCTGGCGACTTCCCATTCTCCTCCGTCGGCGACTTCGCCAGTTGGATACCGCCGGCGTCCGTCCTCGCCGTCGCCAAGCCGCGCTCCTCCTGGCGTCGTCCGCACCATCACCAAGCATCCACGCCAGTGTCATCCTCCACCAGGAGCTCTGCCGCGTTTTCCGTGGCTACACCGTCCGCAAGCAGCGGTCGGCTCCATCCAATATCTTCAGGCCTCCACCTCGTCAA GATGTGATTGAAGATGCAACTGTGAAAGATTACGAACAATTGGCCTTCGTTAACAG TGATAGACACAAGCAGCATATGTCAAAATTTGTTACACCGAAGGTTTGCATGATGATTGGCACTTGCAGACAATATTACTGA
- the LOC125508758 gene encoding uncharacterized protein LOC125508758 isoform X5 → MPCSPARAPISAGDFPFSSVGDFASWIPPASVLAVAKPRSSWRRPHHHQASTPVSSSTRSSAAFSVATPSASSGRLHPISSGLHLVNQSQNAHAETSNATKQSSLEQSVQLHEVTKQVKNNLSQPLRTQTQNIASPTQPRNIG, encoded by the exons ATGCCCTGCTCTCCGGCGCGAGCTCCTATCTCCGCTGGCGACTTCCCATTCTCCTCCGTCGGCGACTTCGCCAGTTGGATACCGCCGGCGTCCGTCCTCGCCGTCGCCAAGCCGCGCTCCTCCTGGCGTCGTCCGCACCATCACCAAGCATCCACGCCAGTGTCATCCTCCACCAGGAGCTCTGCCGCGTTTTCCGTGGCTACACCGTCCGCAAGCAGCGGTCGGCTCCATCCAATATCTTCAGGCCTCCACCTCGTCAA TCAATCGCAGAATGCTCATGCTGAAACTAGCAATGCAACCAAGCAAAGTAGCCTTGAACAAAGTGTGCAGCTTCACGAAGTCACTAAGCAG GTAAAAAACAATCTAAGCCAGCCCCTCCGAACACAGACACAGAACATTGCTAGTCCAACACAACCACGAAATATTG GTTAG
- the LOC125508758 gene encoding uncharacterized protein LOC125508758 isoform X2: protein MFSPRRHLPTSPILQPPDLFQSPPAAARPVHPSSRHPARKKPHPHALLSGASSYLRWRLPILLRRRLRQLDTAGVRPRRRQAALLLASSAPSPSIHASVILHQELCRVFRGYTVRKQRSAPSNIFRPPPRQDVIEDATVKDYEQLAFVNSQSQNAHAETSNATKQSSLEQSVQLHEVTKQVKNNLSQPLRTQTQNIASPTQPRNIG from the exons ATGTTTTCCCCACGCCGCCATCTCCCTACCTCCCCAATTCTTCAACCTCCAGATCTATTCCAATCTCCGCCGGCAGCAGCGCGCCCCGTGCACCCCTCATCCCGCCATCCCGCGCGGAAGAAGCCACACCCACATGCCCTGCTCTCCGGCGCGAGCTCCTATCTCCGCTGGCGACTTCCCATTCTCCTCCGTCGGCGACTTCGCCAGTTGGATACCGCCGGCGTCCGTCCTCGCCGTCGCCAAGCCGCGCTCCTCCTGGCGTCGTCCGCACCATCACCAAGCATCCACGCCAGTGTCATCCTCCACCAGGAGCTCTGCCGCGTTTTCCGTGGCTACACCGTCCGCAAGCAGCGGTCGGCTCCATCCAATATCTTCAGGCCTCCACCTCGTCAA GATGTGATTGAAGATGCAACTGTGAAAGATTACGAACAATTGGCCTTCGTTAACAG TCAATCGCAGAATGCTCATGCTGAAACTAGCAATGCAACCAAGCAAAGTAGCCTTGAACAAAGTGTGCAGCTTCACGAAGTCACTAAGCAG GTAAAAAACAATCTAAGCCAGCCCCTCCGAACACAGACACAGAACATTGCTAGTCCAACACAACCACGAAATATTG GTTAG
- the LOC125508758 gene encoding uncharacterized protein LOC125508758 isoform X3, translated as MFSPRRHLPTSPILQPPDLFQSPPAAARPVHPSSRHPARKKPHPHALLSGASSYLRWRLPILLRRRLRQLDTAGVRPRRRQAALLLASSAPSPSIHASVILHQELCRVFRGYTVRKQRSAPSNIFRPPPRQVVNRRMLMLKLAMQPSKVALNKVCSFTKSLSRLEDSEKECIARARSNYR; from the exons ATGTTTTCCCCACGCCGCCATCTCCCTACCTCCCCAATTCTTCAACCTCCAGATCTATTCCAATCTCCGCCGGCAGCAGCGCGCCCCGTGCACCCCTCATCCCGCCATCCCGCGCGGAAGAAGCCACACCCACATGCCCTGCTCTCCGGCGCGAGCTCCTATCTCCGCTGGCGACTTCCCATTCTCCTCCGTCGGCGACTTCGCCAGTTGGATACCGCCGGCGTCCGTCCTCGCCGTCGCCAAGCCGCGCTCCTCCTGGCGTCGTCCGCACCATCACCAAGCATCCACGCCAGTGTCATCCTCCACCAGGAGCTCTGCCGCGTTTTCCGTGGCTACACCGTCCGCAAGCAGCGGTCGGCTCCATCCAATATCTTCAGGCCTCCACCTCGTCAAGTAG TCAATCGCAGAATGCTCATGCTGAAACTAGCAATGCAACCAAGCAAAGTAGCCTTGAACAAAGTGTGCAGCTTCACGAAGTCACTAAGCAG GTTAGAGGATTCAGAAAAGGAGTGCATTGCACGAGCCAGGAGCAACTACAGATGA